A genomic segment from Flavobacterium sp. 9R encodes:
- the rplJ gene encoding 50S ribosomal protein L10, producing the protein MTREEKSIAIEDLTAQLAGTNIVYVSDISGLDAETTSNLRRACFKAGIKLEVVKNTLLAKAMEASDNDYGDLPSVLTGNSAIFIADIANAPGKIIKDFRKKAAKPILKGAYINSEIYIGDDQLDALATIKSKEELIGEIIGLLQSPAQRVISALQNQFANSEETEA; encoded by the coding sequence ATGACTAGAGAAGAAAAATCAATCGCGATTGAAGATTTAACTGCACAGTTAGCTGGTACAAACATTGTATATGTATCTGATATTTCTGGGTTAGACGCAGAAACAACTTCAAACTTGAGAAGAGCTTGTTTTAAAGCAGGTATTAAATTAGAGGTAGTTAAAAATACATTGCTTGCTAAAGCAATGGAAGCTTCTGATAATGATTATGGTGATTTGCCATCAGTTTTGACTGGTAATAGTGCTATTTTTATTGCAGATATTGCTAATGCACCTGGAAAAATTATCAAAGATTTTAGAAAAAAAGCTGCTAAGCCTATTTTAAAAGGAGCTTACATCAATTCTGAGATTTACATTGGTGATGACCAATTAGATGCTTTAGCTACAATTAAATCTAAAGAAGAGCTTATCGGAGAAATCATTGGATTATTACAATCTCCAGCTCAAAGAGTTATTTCTGCTTTGCAAAATCAATTCGCTAACAGCGAAGAGACTGAAGCTTAA
- the rplA gene encoding 50S ribosomal protein L1, whose protein sequence is MAKLTKKQKEAASKIEKNKLYSLKDAAALIKEVASAKFDESVDIAVRLGVDPRKANQMVRGVVTLPHGTGKDVKVLALVTPDKEAEATAAGADYVGLDDYLQKIKDGWTDVDVIITMPAVMGKLGPLGRILGPRGLMPNPKTGTVTMDVAKAVAEVKAGKIDFKVDKTGIVHAGIGKVSFGAEQIYDNAHEIIQTLIKLKPTAAKGTYIKGIHLTSTMSPAIALDPKAV, encoded by the coding sequence ATGGCAAAATTGACAAAAAAGCAAAAAGAGGCTGCTTCAAAAATTGAAAAGAACAAATTATACTCATTGAAAGATGCTGCTGCATTAATTAAAGAGGTTGCTTCTGCAAAATTTGATGAGTCTGTTGATATCGCAGTTAGATTGGGTGTAGATCCAAGAAAAGCGAATCAAATGGTAAGAGGTGTGGTAACATTACCTCACGGAACTGGTAAAGATGTAAAAGTATTAGCTTTAGTTACTCCTGATAAAGAAGCGGAAGCTACTGCTGCTGGAGCGGACTATGTAGGTCTAGATGATTATTTACAAAAAATAAAAGATGGTTGGACTGATGTTGATGTTATCATCACTATGCCAGCCGTTATGGGTAAATTAGGTCCATTAGGTCGTATTTTAGGACCTAGAGGTTTAATGCCAAACCCTAAAACAGGTACTGTAACTATGGATGTTGCAAAAGCTGTTGCTGAGGTAAAAGCTGGTAAAATCGATTTCAAAGTTGATAAAACTGGTATTGTACATGCAGGAATTGGTAAAGTTTCTTTCGGAGCTGAGCAAATTTATGACAATGCACATGAAATTATTCAAACATTAATCAAACTTAAACCAACTGCTGCTAAAGGTACCTATATTAAAGGTATTCACCTTACAAGCACTATGAGTCCTGCTATTGCATTAGACCCAAAAGCAGTATAA